The Zingiber officinale cultivar Zhangliang chromosome 10A, Zo_v1.1, whole genome shotgun sequence genome contains a region encoding:
- the LOC122027827 gene encoding E3 ubiquitin-protein ligase AIRP2-like isoform X2, giving the protein MVKQILAPMTLCSGRMRATCFCRMSSHSASDFPTEYDGACLQMRMSYSPTAHLFLFLVQWTDCSFAGALGLLRILIYKVYVDGKTTMSIQERKASIQEFYGVILPSLMQLPKGITDVEDKRQKTICMERYRRREDECKQQISEIEVEREEECAICMESNSKVVLPNCCHAMCRRCYHQWNARSQSCPFCRDSLKKVNPSDLWILTDRRDVVDMASVVKENLRCLFIYVEKLPLVMPNSVVNVYDSHVK; this is encoded by the exons ATGGTTAAGCAAATATTGGCTCCTATGACTCTATGCAGTGGTCGTATGAGGGCTACTTGTTTTTGTAGGATGAGCAGTCACAG TGCTTCAGATTTCCCAACAGAATATGACGGTGCCTGTCTTCAGATGCGAATGTCATATAGTCCAACTGCACATTTGTTCCTTTTCCTAGTACAATGGACAGACTGTAGCTTTGCAGGGGCTCTTGGTCTTTTGAGAATTCTCATTTATAAG GTTTATGTTGATGGAAAAACAACGATGTCCATCCAGGAAAGGAAAGCGAGTATCCAGGAGTTTTATG GTGTGATTTTACCTTCTTTAATGCAATTACCCAAAGGCATAACTGATGTGGAGGATAAAAGACAAAAAACCATTTGTATGGAAAGATATAGGAGAAGAGAAGATGAGTGCAAGCAGCAAATATCAGAAATAGAAGTCGAAAGAGAGGAAGAATGTGCTATCTGCATGGAGTCCAACAGCAAGGTTGTTTTGCCAAATTGTTGCCATGCTATGTGCAGGAGGTGCTACCATCAGTG GAATGCAAGGTCACAGTCATGCCCCTTCTGCCGTGATAGTTTGAAGAAGGTTAATCCAAGTGACCTTTGGATACTCACTGACAGGAGAGATGTAGTTGACATGGCATCAGTGGTAAAAGAGAACCTGAGGTGCCTGTTCATATACGTAGAGAAGTTACCGCTAGTCATGCCAAATTCTGTCGTGAATGTCTATGATTCTCATGTCAAATGA
- the LOC122027827 gene encoding E3 ubiquitin-protein ligase AIRP2-like isoform X1 has protein sequence MPTQFNCEMVKQILAPMTLCSGRMRATCFCRMSSHSASDFPTEYDGACLQMRMSYSPTAHLFLFLVQWTDCSFAGALGLLRILIYKVYVDGKTTMSIQERKASIQEFYGVILPSLMQLPKGITDVEDKRQKTICMERYRRREDECKQQISEIEVEREEECAICMESNSKVVLPNCCHAMCRRCYHQWNARSQSCPFCRDSLKKVNPSDLWILTDRRDVVDMASVVKENLRCLFIYVEKLPLVMPNSVVNVYDSHVK, from the exons ATGCCAACTCAGT TTAACTGTGAAATGGTTAAGCAAATATTGGCTCCTATGACTCTATGCAGTGGTCGTATGAGGGCTACTTGTTTTTGTAGGATGAGCAGTCACAG TGCTTCAGATTTCCCAACAGAATATGACGGTGCCTGTCTTCAGATGCGAATGTCATATAGTCCAACTGCACATTTGTTCCTTTTCCTAGTACAATGGACAGACTGTAGCTTTGCAGGGGCTCTTGGTCTTTTGAGAATTCTCATTTATAAG GTTTATGTTGATGGAAAAACAACGATGTCCATCCAGGAAAGGAAAGCGAGTATCCAGGAGTTTTATG GTGTGATTTTACCTTCTTTAATGCAATTACCCAAAGGCATAACTGATGTGGAGGATAAAAGACAAAAAACCATTTGTATGGAAAGATATAGGAGAAGAGAAGATGAGTGCAAGCAGCAAATATCAGAAATAGAAGTCGAAAGAGAGGAAGAATGTGCTATCTGCATGGAGTCCAACAGCAAGGTTGTTTTGCCAAATTGTTGCCATGCTATGTGCAGGAGGTGCTACCATCAGTG GAATGCAAGGTCACAGTCATGCCCCTTCTGCCGTGATAGTTTGAAGAAGGTTAATCCAAGTGACCTTTGGATACTCACTGACAGGAGAGATGTAGTTGACATGGCATCAGTGGTAAAAGAGAACCTGAGGTGCCTGTTCATATACGTAGAGAAGTTACCGCTAGTCATGCCAAATTCTGTCGTGAATGTCTATGATTCTCATGTCAAATGA
- the LOC122027827 gene encoding E3 ubiquitin-protein ligase AIRP2-like isoform X3, with translation MGLVPMRKSFKDSLKVLEADIQHANSVASDFPTEYDGACLQMRMSYSPTAHLFLFLVQWTDCSFAGALGLLRILIYKVYVDGKTTMSIQERKASIQEFYGVILPSLMQLPKGITDVEDKRQKTICMERYRRREDECKQQISEIEVEREEECAICMESNSKVVLPNCCHAMCRRCYHQWNARSQSCPFCRDSLKKVNPSDLWILTDRRDVVDMASVVKENLRCLFIYVEKLPLVMPNSVVNVYDSHVK, from the exons ATGGGCCTCGTTCCTATGCGCAAATCCTTCAAGGACTCGCTCAAGGTGCTCGAAGCTGACATCCAGCATGCCAACTCAGT TGCTTCAGATTTCCCAACAGAATATGACGGTGCCTGTCTTCAGATGCGAATGTCATATAGTCCAACTGCACATTTGTTCCTTTTCCTAGTACAATGGACAGACTGTAGCTTTGCAGGGGCTCTTGGTCTTTTGAGAATTCTCATTTATAAG GTTTATGTTGATGGAAAAACAACGATGTCCATCCAGGAAAGGAAAGCGAGTATCCAGGAGTTTTATG GTGTGATTTTACCTTCTTTAATGCAATTACCCAAAGGCATAACTGATGTGGAGGATAAAAGACAAAAAACCATTTGTATGGAAAGATATAGGAGAAGAGAAGATGAGTGCAAGCAGCAAATATCAGAAATAGAAGTCGAAAGAGAGGAAGAATGTGCTATCTGCATGGAGTCCAACAGCAAGGTTGTTTTGCCAAATTGTTGCCATGCTATGTGCAGGAGGTGCTACCATCAGTG GAATGCAAGGTCACAGTCATGCCCCTTCTGCCGTGATAGTTTGAAGAAGGTTAATCCAAGTGACCTTTGGATACTCACTGACAGGAGAGATGTAGTTGACATGGCATCAGTGGTAAAAGAGAACCTGAGGTGCCTGTTCATATACGTAGAGAAGTTACCGCTAGTCATGCCAAATTCTGTCGTGAATGTCTATGATTCTCATGTCAAATGA